One stretch of Candidatus Bathyarchaeia archaeon DNA includes these proteins:
- a CDS encoding Lrp/AsnC family transcriptional regulator: protein MLDNPKIDEIDARILKNLLKEARTTFTDIAAECGISVSAVRVRFERLKKEKVITGEIMQVNPKAIGYNFVADLGITTNIEDEKEVLEFLRANPYTAMSGPAPFWKSNIGTFTVLPSVEKLAQIQEEIEANPRIKSLETMIWVETTNMDLPENLLIHPALDDKKQPIKVLYPATSYVSSVKIDQNDLEIAKTLVRNARKPFKKIAEELNISTKNVIQRYSRLKDKLLTLSTITVDLKKLGYNAMANVFIKVANKSEIPAIYSQILEIPNVIVIIRIIGRYDLRFMVALRDFEDLFKVKEQVRKVKGIEESEFVIHKPFREWPLNVFASLILDEKKAPLITSPSRKN, encoded by the coding sequence TTGCTTGATAACCCTAAAATAGACGAAATTGACGCACGAATCCTAAAGAATTTGCTAAAAGAAGCACGCACTACATTCACAGACATCGCAGCAGAATGTGGAATTTCAGTTAGCGCCGTGAGAGTACGGTTTGAAAGGTTAAAAAAAGAAAAAGTAATCACTGGAGAAATAATGCAGGTAAACCCCAAAGCCATAGGATACAATTTTGTCGCAGACTTGGGCATCACTACAAACATTGAAGATGAAAAAGAAGTTTTAGAGTTCCTTCGAGCAAACCCATACACAGCAATGAGTGGACCAGCTCCATTTTGGAAATCTAACATTGGAACATTCACAGTTCTACCAAGTGTCGAAAAACTAGCCCAAATCCAAGAAGAAATTGAAGCTAACCCACGAATAAAAAGTTTGGAAACCATGATTTGGGTTGAAACAACAAACATGGACCTCCCAGAAAACTTGCTTATTCACCCTGCACTCGATGACAAGAAACAACCAATAAAGGTTCTGTATCCAGCCACGTCTTATGTCTCAAGTGTAAAAATTGATCAAAACGACCTGGAAATCGCAAAGACGCTAGTTCGGAATGCCAGAAAGCCCTTCAAAAAAATAGCTGAAGAGCTAAATATTTCAACCAAGAACGTCATCCAGAGATACAGCAGGCTTAAAGACAAATTGCTCACGCTTTCAACAATCACGGTTGATTTGAAGAAACTCGGCTACAACGCTATGGCTAACGTATTCATCAAAGTTGCTAACAAAAGTGAAATCCCAGCGATTTACAGCCAGATTCTAGAAATCCCCAATGTTATTGTTATAATCAGAATTATTGGACGCTATGACCTGCGGTTCATGGTTGCATTAAGAGACTTTGAAGACCTGTTCAAAGTTAAAGAGCAGGTTCGCAAAGTTAAAGGCATTGAGGAATCAGAATTTGTTATTCACAAACCTTTCCGTGAATGGCCACTTAACGTTTTTGCGTCGTTAATTTTAGACGAAAAAAAGGCGCCCCTAATCACTTCGCCAAGTAGGAAAAACTGA
- a CDS encoding cofactor-independent phosphoglycerate mutase, which yields MKYLLVVGDGMADYPVPELSNKTPLQVAHKPNMDALAAKGRSGLIKNVPDDMNPGSETAILSLLGYDPHIYCTGRGPLETPARGITLNENDVAFRCNFITEKDGVLVDYAAGHITTPEAEQLIHALNEAFGVPGKVEFYSGLDYRHFLILRNVLHSKSLTCFPPHDAVGAKISEVLPKTESPCAQETVTQLKTLIEKSKIILENHPVNAARMNTGKNPANMIWLWGGGPKPSMETFKQKYGLKAAVISAVDLVKGIGAYAGMQVITVAGATGLSDTNYEGKADAALKALEDNDLVFVHVEAPDEAGHVKDSALKVKTIEDLDQRLLGRLLNGLDAPCAVALLPDHPTPITVGTHTRDPVPFTISSPTIQADDVATFDEVSAKNGGFGLVTAESLLSLLLWAGQK from the coding sequence ATGAAGTACCTGTTAGTCGTCGGCGACGGCATGGCAGATTACCCTGTCCCCGAATTAAGCAATAAAACTCCCCTTCAGGTGGCACATAAACCCAACATGGACGCCTTAGCCGCTAAAGGGCGAAGTGGGCTCATTAAAAACGTTCCTGACGACATGAATCCCGGCTCCGAAACCGCCATCCTTTCGCTTCTGGGCTATGACCCCCACATCTACTGCACGGGCAGGGGACCACTTGAGACACCCGCCAGAGGCATAACCCTCAACGAAAACGATGTTGCCTTCCGATGTAACTTTATAACGGAAAAAGATGGGGTTTTAGTGGACTACGCAGCAGGGCACATTACAACTCCTGAAGCTGAACAGTTAATCCACGCCCTAAACGAAGCCTTTGGCGTACCTGGAAAAGTCGAGTTTTATTCGGGGCTTGACTATCGGCACTTTCTGATTCTGCGTAACGTTCTCCACTCTAAAAGTCTTACTTGCTTTCCACCTCACGATGCTGTGGGTGCAAAAATCTCCGAGGTGCTCCCTAAAACTGAGTCTCCCTGTGCTCAAGAAACGGTAACTCAACTCAAAACGTTGATTGAGAAATCCAAAATTATCTTAGAAAACCACCCCGTTAACGCTGCCCGAATGAACACTGGCAAAAACCCCGCGAACATGATTTGGCTTTGGGGCGGCGGACCAAAACCCTCCATGGAGACTTTTAAACAGAAGTACGGTTTGAAGGCAGCTGTGATTTCGGCAGTGGATTTGGTCAAAGGAATTGGCGCATACGCGGGCATGCAAGTCATAACCGTTGCGGGCGCCACAGGTTTGAGCGACACCAATTATGAGGGCAAAGCCGACGCCGCATTGAAAGCTTTGGAAGACAACGATTTGGTTTTTGTACATGTGGAAGCCCCCGATGAAGCGGGTCATGTGAAAGATTCTGCGTTGAAGGTGAAAACAATCGAGGACCTTGACCAGCGACTGTTGGGCAGACTGCTTAACGGTCTTGATGCGCCTTGTGCGGTTGCGTTGCTTCCTGACCACCCGACTCCAATTACAGTTGGAACGCATACCCGAGACCCCGTACCCTTCACAATTTCTTCCCCCACAATACAAGCCGACGACGTTGCAACCTTTGACGAGGTCTCGGCTAAAAACGGTGGCTTTGGGCTCGTAACTGCTGAAAGCCTACTGTCCCTTCTCCTATGGGCAGGACAAAAATAG
- a CDS encoding PQQ-binding-like beta-propeller repeat protein, with protein MENSFKKKLNKAISVFVLMVLVTSMLMASLSLANAQTTLPTYAYLSASPNPAGINQQVTISMWLNIINPLTTDIIDTGVRWDGYTMAITKPDGTSQTLGPFTADNAAFANTLYAPDQIGNYTLKFSFPGQHVTGTGVLGAPVDAYYAPSSFSTTLTVQNISSSSTPQASLPTSYWARPINSQNQEWYSVSGNWFATTPAEADSYSDYAAPYTTGPDSAHILWTKPLMAGGLIGGEFGSSLTSNYYQGRDYQQAFTPPVVINGVLYYNAPIAPYQGYYAVNLKTGQTLWCCNATSPATNPNRPQAITLGQVYSFDTPNQEGGTPYLWNTAGSTWYMYDANTGNQILQINGATSGTMVTGPNGELLAYILGKGWIAMWNSSQCIQESTQYNLFRHIDDWTWRPGINASLSWSAGLQWNVSVTTYSGESITKINSGVVLTAQISGQSASVSPLGSTMIVGYDSTTGQQLWVANVTLPSGPATSYAYQMGPMADGVFTTYDAYAMQWYGWNAYTGELLWGPTVPDPDPWGSVPVSGGSAISSGVLYGVTAAGVRAFNLTNGQELWSFSGYQSGADVPSFNYYPFIHAAILVADGKVYVTNGVSHGDPLFRGMQLYCVNATSGVLLWSTSSFTTDNLVIADGVLLAHNDYDNQIYAYGKGPSATTVTAPDSVQSLGNEVLLQGTVIDISAGSYQEAVAANFPYGLPCVSDESMTQWMEYVYEQQPKPTDVTGVEVHLTAIDPNGNFQDLGYITSDYTGSYSTLWVPPVSGKYVVTATFEGSASYYGSSSKTAAFFVSEAAAPAIATPTQPASQTPTSSSSAPVQSVAPSPLPSEAPQPATSGVPPTTYIAITAAAVIIAVVVAAVVLKRHK; from the coding sequence TTGGAAAATAGCTTTAAAAAAAAACTAAACAAAGCAATATCAGTTTTTGTTTTGATGGTGCTTGTCACTTCAATGCTAATGGCTTCCTTGTCATTGGCTAATGCTCAGACAACTCTTCCTACGTATGCATATCTTAGCGCTTCCCCAAATCCAGCAGGAATTAATCAGCAAGTAACCATCTCAATGTGGCTGAACATAATCAATCCACTAACAACAGACATAATCGATACTGGCGTTAGATGGGATGGTTACACAATGGCAATAACTAAGCCGGACGGAACCAGTCAAACGTTGGGTCCGTTTACAGCAGACAACGCAGCATTTGCAAACACTCTATATGCACCTGATCAAATTGGCAACTACACCCTAAAGTTCAGTTTTCCAGGACAGCATGTTACAGGAACTGGAGTTCTCGGAGCACCTGTAGACGCTTATTACGCACCAAGCAGTTTCTCGACAACGCTCACAGTACAAAACATATCCTCATCGTCAACGCCACAAGCTTCACTTCCCACAAGTTACTGGGCACGTCCAATAAACTCTCAAAACCAAGAGTGGTACTCGGTCTCAGGAAATTGGTTTGCTACAACTCCAGCAGAAGCTGACAGTTACAGTGACTATGCTGCCCCATACACAACGGGTCCTGATAGTGCTCATATTCTTTGGACAAAGCCTCTGATGGCTGGAGGACTAATCGGGGGCGAATTCGGAAGCAGTCTTACAAGCAATTACTATCAAGGTCGGGATTATCAACAGGCCTTCACTCCCCCAGTCGTAATCAACGGAGTACTTTACTATAATGCGCCCATTGCTCCTTACCAGGGATACTATGCGGTAAATCTGAAAACAGGACAGACCCTGTGGTGCTGCAATGCCACCAGTCCTGCAACTAATCCTAATCGACCGCAAGCAATAACATTAGGTCAAGTTTACAGCTTTGATACCCCAAATCAAGAGGGCGGTACACCATACTTGTGGAATACTGCAGGCTCCACTTGGTATATGTACGATGCTAACACAGGAAATCAGATATTGCAAATTAATGGTGCAACAAGCGGCACTATGGTGACAGGCCCTAACGGTGAGTTGCTGGCATACATTCTCGGAAAGGGTTGGATAGCAATGTGGAACTCATCTCAGTGCATCCAAGAATCCACTCAATATAACCTCTTTAGGCACATTGACGACTGGACTTGGAGACCTGGAATCAATGCGAGTCTTAGCTGGAGTGCTGGTTTACAATGGAACGTTTCGGTAACAACTTACTCTGGAGAATCAATAACAAAAATTAATTCAGGCGTAGTACTTACGGCTCAAATTAGCGGACAAAGTGCGTCTGTTAGTCCACTCGGCTCTACAATGATAGTAGGTTATGACTCGACAACAGGGCAACAGCTTTGGGTTGCTAATGTAACACTCCCGTCGGGGCCTGCAACCTCCTATGCCTATCAAATGGGGCCTATGGCTGATGGTGTGTTTACTACGTATGATGCTTATGCTATGCAGTGGTATGGCTGGAATGCTTACACTGGAGAGCTGTTGTGGGGTCCGACAGTACCTGATCCTGATCCCTGGGGTTCAGTGCCCGTTTCCGGTGGTTCTGCAATCTCTAGCGGAGTTCTATATGGAGTAACTGCAGCTGGTGTTCGAGCTTTTAACCTAACAAATGGCCAGGAACTGTGGTCATTTAGTGGATATCAGAGTGGCGCGGACGTTCCGAGCTTCAACTACTATCCTTTCATACACGCTGCAATCCTTGTTGCGGACGGAAAAGTATATGTAACAAATGGCGTCTCGCATGGAGACCCACTGTTTCGAGGCATGCAACTTTACTGCGTAAACGCCACTTCTGGAGTCTTGCTTTGGAGCACCAGTTCGTTCACCACTGATAACCTCGTTATAGCAGATGGTGTCCTTTTAGCACACAACGACTATGACAATCAGATTTACGCGTATGGTAAAGGTCCAAGCGCCACAACAGTTACGGCACCCGACTCTGTTCAGTCGTTAGGCAATGAAGTACTGCTTCAGGGAACGGTAATTGATATTTCTGCTGGTTCTTATCAGGAAGCGGTTGCAGCAAACTTTCCGTATGGTCTTCCGTGTGTTTCTGATGAGAGCATGACTCAATGGATGGAATACGTGTACGAGCAGCAGCCAAAGCCAACTGACGTGACTGGTGTTGAAGTGCATTTGACGGCCATTGACCCGAACGGTAACTTCCAAGACCTAGGCTACATAACTAGCGACTATACGGGCTCCTATAGTACTCTATGGGTTCCACCAGTATCCGGCAAGTACGTAGTTACGGCAACTTTCGAAGGAAGCGCATCCTACTATGGTTCATCGTCAAAAACAGCAGCTTTCTTTGTATCGGAAGCAGCAGCGCCAGCGATAGCCACGCCAACTCAACCGGCATCTCAGACACCAACATCGTCCTCTTCAGCTCCAGTACAGTCAGTTGCGCCTTCACCCTTGCCTAGCGAAGCTCCACAGCCAGCAACTAGCGGTGTACCGCCGACAACTTACATTGCGATAACCGCGGCAGCAGTTATCATAGCCGTAGTCGTAGCAGCAGTCGTTCTGAAAAGACACAAGTAA
- a CDS encoding TrmB family transcriptional regulator — protein MAEDESIQILTKLGFTASQAKVYLTLVKLDKSKVSTIAKIAHLDRAETYRSITQLEEKGFLLKILTNPVEYKATPLKELLQILFNKQKSEVIQIQKDATRIFEHSIGHREILQQEECTFCVPRAEMAYHTMEKEMKKVERSVKNLTSERLLQEYGLPLFREKFANAYLDALKRGVKITVLLYKPSNEKNILALAKELTQLTQYQNFILKVLPYSEGVLLSIRDDKRVWICTSNERPGESSRIVSNNPHIVELAKSYFERALETANVGNM, from the coding sequence ATGGCGGAGGATGAAAGCATCCAGATATTAACTAAATTAGGCTTCACTGCTTCGCAGGCTAAGGTCTATTTGACACTTGTCAAATTGGACAAATCAAAAGTTAGCACAATCGCCAAGATTGCACATTTGGACAGGGCAGAAACATATCGCTCAATAACTCAACTTGAAGAGAAAGGCTTCCTGCTAAAGATTTTAACAAATCCAGTCGAGTACAAGGCGACCCCGCTAAAAGAGCTACTGCAAATCTTGTTTAATAAGCAGAAATCTGAAGTCATCCAAATTCAGAAAGATGCCACCCGCATTTTTGAGCATTCAATTGGTCACAGGGAAATTTTGCAGCAAGAAGAGTGCACTTTCTGTGTCCCAAGAGCAGAAATGGCTTATCACACCATGGAAAAGGAAATGAAAAAAGTGGAAAGAAGCGTAAAAAACCTAACTTCAGAAAGACTGCTACAAGAATATGGCTTACCACTGTTCAGGGAAAAGTTTGCTAATGCATATCTTGATGCATTGAAAAGAGGAGTAAAAATAACCGTATTATTGTATAAACCTAGCAATGAAAAAAACATCTTAGCATTGGCAAAAGAATTAACCCAATTAACTCAATACCAAAATTTCATACTGAAAGTTCTTCCTTATTCTGAGGGGGTTCTTTTATCCATTCGTGATGATAAGAGAGTGTGGATATGCACTTCAAATGAACGCCCTGGCGAAAGCTCTCGAATAGTGTCAAACAACCCTCATATCGTAGAGTTGGCTAAGAGTTACTTTGAAAGGGCACTTGAAACAGCAAATGTAGGGAATATGTAG
- a CDS encoding PQQ-binding-like beta-propeller repeat protein has product MERKINKIIVSTILILTIAMSMLALPNAVAHDPPQEVPTYAYLTAAPDPIGVDQQITLVFWLDKYPPTAAGFGGDRWTDMTIEVTKPDGHTETLGPFVSDPVGGGYALYTPDQVGVYNFVFNFPGQVLGLNNPVTGLPGSSSPYIGDYYLPSSFSTSLTVQSAPISPTEDFPLPSGYWTRPIDGQNTNWATVASNWLSGSAIKTRYQPDGDAPGSAHVMWTRPIQFGGVVGGSTTLPNGITFYDGTNYENKFGNPIILYGRLYYTIPRSNSQPGGFNDVIGGGYVCVDLQTGEELWSRTDLGNTLTAPSFGQLYDYESLNQHGVIPNGYLWSTSGGGGFFGPGGPENWTAYDPLDGEMLFKLTNVPPGTEIRGPNGEILRYVLNTQGNWLGLWNNTAPHDLTGSANPTDYTSTDYNQWRPVGKTVDASNAYSWNVTIPQLAPGSSIIGASYNDVVIVSTPLTGFLGFGTPETTTVSGISVKDDETKGQILWTVDISAPAGNQTRSFVGLDATARAFVYFDKETISYTAYSMDDGHELWGPTPSENPWNFYSGGGGAMSTVSLAGGKLYSTGYSGVLYCYDLETGDLLWTYNAPSGLDTPYTGYPLGIAGVADGKIYLHTNEHSCNAPYWKGVLVRCVDTSDGTELWTLYGHGASTSGNAGAAIADGYFVYLNNYDMQIYCIGKGPSEVTVDAPLTAVSLGQTLLLRGTVTDKAAGAKQLVESGEFNTVPAMSDESMGDWMNYIHMQKPKPTDVTGVEVHLTAIDPNGNSQDIGTAISNDLGNYAIPWTPPVEGVYIVTATFEGSNSYYPSEAGTSFVVSEAAAAVITPTPPAPTPTPVAPTPTPTQPVSPSPSEAPQPTSAGTPTITYVAIAAAVLVIIVAAAVLVLRKRK; this is encoded by the coding sequence TTGGAGAGAAAAATAAACAAAATTATAGTTTCGACAATCTTGATTCTGACAATCGCTATGTCTATGCTTGCTTTGCCAAACGCAGTCGCACATGATCCCCCGCAAGAAGTCCCAACATATGCTTATCTTACCGCTGCCCCTGACCCCATTGGTGTGGACCAACAAATAACCCTTGTTTTCTGGCTTGACAAATATCCGCCTACCGCAGCTGGCTTTGGCGGTGACCGCTGGACAGATATGACAATTGAAGTCACCAAACCCGATGGACACACCGAAACCTTGGGCCCCTTTGTATCTGACCCTGTAGGAGGCGGTTATGCCCTATACACGCCTGACCAAGTGGGGGTTTACAATTTTGTCTTCAACTTTCCAGGTCAAGTCTTGGGTCTCAACAACCCTGTCACCGGCTTACCTGGTAGTTCAAGCCCCTACATCGGCGACTACTACCTGCCAAGCAGCTTTTCAACTTCCCTGACAGTGCAGTCTGCGCCGATAAGTCCGACAGAAGACTTCCCTCTTCCGAGCGGTTACTGGACGCGACCTATAGATGGGCAAAACACCAATTGGGCTACAGTTGCCTCGAATTGGCTTTCTGGAAGTGCTATCAAAACTAGATATCAGCCTGACGGTGATGCCCCTGGCAGTGCACACGTGATGTGGACTAGACCAATTCAGTTCGGCGGTGTTGTCGGCGGAAGCACTACCCTTCCCAATGGCATAACTTTCTATGACGGGACCAACTACGAAAACAAATTCGGCAACCCAATAATCCTGTACGGGCGACTCTACTACACAATCCCCCGAAGCAACTCACAACCAGGCGGATTTAATGATGTAATAGGCGGCGGCTACGTCTGTGTAGACCTACAAACTGGCGAAGAACTATGGAGCAGAACTGATTTGGGCAATACCCTAACAGCACCCAGCTTTGGACAACTCTACGATTACGAATCCTTAAACCAGCACGGTGTTATCCCTAACGGCTATCTGTGGTCAACTAGTGGCGGCGGTGGTTTCTTTGGTCCTGGAGGTCCAGAAAATTGGACGGCGTATGACCCACTTGATGGCGAAATGCTATTCAAGCTAACTAATGTTCCTCCTGGCACTGAGATTCGGGGACCAAACGGCGAGATACTCCGATACGTACTCAACACACAGGGTAACTGGCTTGGACTTTGGAATAACACTGCACCCCACGATTTAACCGGCTCAGCGAACCCGACAGACTACACAAGCACAGACTATAACCAATGGCGTCCCGTAGGCAAAACAGTTGATGCAAGCAACGCATACTCTTGGAACGTGACAATACCCCAACTAGCTCCAGGCTCCTCCATAATCGGGGCATCCTACAATGATGTGGTGATTGTTAGTACACCCCTAACGGGCTTCTTGGGCTTTGGTACACCCGAAACTACCACAGTGAGTGGAATAAGCGTTAAAGACGATGAAACTAAAGGTCAAATTCTGTGGACAGTCGACATTTCAGCACCCGCTGGCAACCAGACGCGCTCCTTCGTAGGATTAGACGCCACAGCTCGTGCATTCGTTTACTTTGACAAAGAAACCATCTCTTACACCGCTTACAGCATGGATGATGGGCACGAACTTTGGGGTCCAACGCCCTCTGAGAACCCGTGGAACTTCTATTCTGGAGGCGGCGGCGCCATGAGCACAGTTTCGTTAGCTGGAGGCAAACTTTACTCAACTGGATATTCAGGCGTACTCTACTGCTACGACCTAGAGACAGGCGACCTGCTTTGGACTTATAATGCACCCTCAGGGTTAGACACCCCTTACACTGGATACCCACTGGGCATTGCTGGCGTTGCGGATGGAAAAATCTATTTGCACACAAATGAGCACTCATGTAACGCTCCATACTGGAAAGGCGTATTGGTTCGATGCGTAGACACTTCAGATGGCACAGAACTGTGGACTCTGTATGGTCACGGCGCCTCAACTTCTGGTAACGCTGGCGCGGCTATTGCAGACGGCTACTTTGTATACTTAAACAACTACGACATGCAAATCTACTGCATCGGTAAAGGTCCAAGTGAAGTTACTGTTGATGCACCTTTGACTGCTGTTTCTCTGGGACAAACTCTGCTCCTCCGCGGAACAGTGACCGACAAAGCAGCAGGCGCTAAACAGTTAGTTGAGAGCGGCGAATTCAACACTGTTCCAGCGATGTCTGACGAAAGCATGGGCGACTGGATGAATTACATACATATGCAAAAGCCAAAACCCACTGATGTAACTGGCGTTGAAGTGCATTTAACTGCCATTGACCCCAACGGCAACAGTCAAGATATCGGTACAGCAATTAGCAATGACTTAGGCAACTATGCTATTCCGTGGACTCCGCCAGTTGAAGGCGTGTACATTGTCACCGCTACCTTTGAAGGTTCCAACTCTTACTATCCAAGTGAGGCAGGAACTTCGTTTGTTGTCTCTGAAGCCGCAGCAGCTGTGATAACGCCAACTCCACCCGCACCAACACCCACTCCAGTTGCACCCACCCCAACCCCCACACAGCCCGTTTCACCTTCCCCCAGCGAAGCTCCACAACCAACTAGCGCAGGCACGCCAACAATCACATATGTTGCCATAGCCGCAGCAGTCCTTGTCATCATCGTTGCAGCAGCGGTTCTTGTACTACGGAAACGCAAATGA
- a CDS encoding Lrp/AsnC family transcriptional regulator produces the protein MGKHRKIDKIDVTILKALLKDARTSFVEIAKDCAVHPNLIRTHYNRLKQDGIITGEITEMNPQSFGYKFFAYGGLRVDPDKMARVISKLEKIPTIMQTAEGVGGRNILCFIIARDIPDLNKTITQLREIEGVTAVDSNPVIQTNRTVFPENLQIAEEEQDGRN, from the coding sequence TTGGGAAAACACCGAAAAATTGACAAAATAGACGTAACCATTTTAAAGGCTCTACTAAAGGATGCACGCACTAGTTTTGTAGAAATCGCCAAAGACTGCGCGGTCCACCCCAACTTGATAAGAACACACTACAACCGGCTAAAACAGGATGGAATAATCACGGGTGAAATCACAGAAATGAACCCGCAATCTTTTGGGTACAAGTTTTTTGCCTACGGAGGGCTAAGAGTTGACCCCGATAAGATGGCACGGGTTATCAGTAAATTAGAGAAGATACCCACAATTATGCAGACTGCCGAAGGAGTTGGAGGAAGAAACATCCTGTGTTTCATAATAGCCCGCGACATACCAGATTTAAACAAAACAATAACCCAATTAAGGGAAATTGAGGGCGTAACGGCAGTAGACTCAAACCCTGTTATCCAAACCAATCGAACAGTTTTCCCAGAGAACCTTCAAATCGCTGAAGAGGAACAAGATGGACGAAATTGA
- a CDS encoding Lrp/AsnC family transcriptional regulator: MDEIDKEIAKIVSKDARIPFKDIAKQLGISPQMVIRRYNNLKKTAFAYCSITVNLKKLGFEASVGFTLKIREENHREIDQIYDKITKFPNVIIADKMLGPCDMSFLIPVRSFEEIFKFQEQLASIKGIEKIEMTLYRAHENWPRQICTKLLQEQHEKE; the protein is encoded by the coding sequence ATGGACGAAATTGATAAAGAAATAGCAAAAATTGTATCAAAAGACGCGCGCATCCCCTTCAAAGACATCGCAAAACAGCTGGGAATTTCACCTCAGATGGTAATCAGACGATACAATAACCTGAAAAAAACCGCGTTCGCGTATTGCTCGATAACAGTCAATCTGAAAAAACTTGGCTTTGAAGCCTCAGTTGGGTTCACTTTAAAAATCAGAGAAGAAAACCACAGAGAAATCGACCAAATATACGACAAAATAACAAAATTCCCCAATGTGATTATTGCGGACAAAATGCTCGGACCATGTGATATGTCCTTTCTCATTCCAGTGCGAAGCTTTGAAGAAATTTTTAAATTTCAAGAACAACTCGCCAGCATAAAAGGCATCGAAAAAATAGAAATGACCTTATATCGGGCACACGAGAACTGGCCTAGACAAATCTGCACCAAGCTTCTACAAGAGCAACATGAAAAAGAATAA